The DNA sequence GGGCAGGAAACTAGTGCTGTACTTCTATCCGAAGGACAACACGCCGGGCTGCACGACCGAAGGGCTGCAGTTCCGCGATCTCTATCCGAAGTTCAAGAAAGCCGGCGCGGAAGTCATCGGCGTGTCGCGCGACAGCCTGCGCTCGCATGACAATTTCAAGGCGAAGCTCGAACTGCCGTTCCCGCTGATTTCCGATGCCGACGAAGCGCTGTGCGCGCTGTTCGATGTCATCAAGATGAAGAAAATGTATGGCAAGGAAGTGCGCGGAATCGAGCGCTCCACGTTCCTGATCGACGCCGACGGCGTGCTTCGCCAGGCATGGCGCGGCATCAAGGTACCGGGTCATGTGGACGACGTGCTAAGTGCTGTACAAGCGCTTTGAGGCGCGTTATATTGGGCCGCAATGAATGCCAGTT is a window from the Dyadobacter sp. UC 10 genome containing:
- a CDS encoding peroxiredoxin, which translates into the protein GRKLVLYFYPKDNTPGCTTEGLQFRDLYPKFKKAGAEVIGVSRDSLRSHDNFKAKLELPFPLISDADEALCALFDVIKMKKMYGKEVRGIERSTFLIDADGVLRQAWRGIKVPGHVDDVLSAVQAL